A DNA window from Arachis hypogaea cultivar Tifrunner chromosome 18, arahy.Tifrunner.gnm2.J5K5, whole genome shotgun sequence contains the following coding sequences:
- the LOC112770055 gene encoding uncharacterized protein, with protein MAEPRRITLHEQGVQDLVLQPLQTRYLNLNANFELKNSLINLLPKYHGLPGQDPIRHLRDFQVACSTARRQGTDEVAIMVFAFPFSLEGQAKEWFYSQLDKVVTDWDPLRRKFLDKFFPLEKTDYIRKQIFSIMQMDQETLYEYWTRFRRLLESCPHHQMDIYLLISYFIGGLCASNKRLLDASSGVSLVKYKTEDEAWRLINNVAEAAQHARVRNNPPKSMTEAPSSDLALTKVLREMTTLLKEIHQGQKSSSSIQAIQAPPQILQIEGPQSVCGVCSCTSHYTDQYPQIQGDYTLEVANPYNNRSSYHPQNQGNYSEGNNYNQGWRDNSQENNNNQR; from the coding sequence ATGGCGGAACCTCGAAGGATCaccttgcatgagcaaggagtGCAGGATCTTGTTCTTCAACCGTTACAAACCCGGTATCTTAATCTTAATGCTAattttgaattgaaaaatagCTTGATCAACTTGTTGCCTAAGTATCATGGATTACCGGGCCAAGATCCTATTAGACACTTAAGGGATTTTCAAGTGGCTTGCTCTACGGCTAGGAGACAAGGCACAGATGAAGTTGCTATTATGGTCTTTgccttccccttctctcttgagGGGCAAGCAAAGGAATGGTTTTACTCTCAACTTGACAAAGTGGTAactgattgggatccattgagaAGAAAATTCTTGGATAAGTTCTTTCCTCTAGAAAAGACCGATTACATCCGGAAGCAAATTTTTAGTATTATGCAAATGGACCAAGAGACACTTTATGAGTACTGGACTAGATTCAGGAGGTTGTTGGAGTCTTGTCCACATCATCAGATGGACATTTATTTGCTCATTAGCTATTTCATTGGAGGTCTTTGTGCATCGAATAAGAGATTACTTGATGCATCTAGTGGTGTCTCTCTTGTTAAATACAAGACGGAGGATGAGGCATGGAGATTGATCAATAATGTTGCCGAAGCTGCCCAACATGCTAGAGTGAGAAATAATCCTCCGAAGAGTATGACAGAAGCACCTTCTTCCGATTTGGCTTTGACCAAGGTGCTTAGAGAGATGACCACTCTTCTCaaggagattcatcaaggacAAAAATCATCTTCATCAATCCAAGCCATTCAAGCCCCACCTCAAATTCTTCAAATTGAGGGACCTCAAAGCGTGTGTGGTGTGTGCTCTTGTACTTCACACTACACCGATCAATACCCTCAAATCCAAGGAGACTACACTCTTGAGGTAGCTAATCCCTACAATAATCGCTCTTCCTACCATCCTCAAAATCAAGGAAATTACTCTGAAGGTAATAACTACAATCAAGGATGGCGGGACAACTCTCAAgagaacaacaacaatcaaaggtaG